GGGCCCTCTTCATGGCCATCGTGGTGCTTCCCCTGATGCTCGTGGCCATCGAGGGGACCCGCCTTCTCTTCATCCGGGGGGAGGTTCAAAAGAGCGCCGATGCCGCGGCGGAGGCGGCGGCGCGGCAGTTGGATGTCTGGCGGTTCGAGTGGACAGGGGTCCCCGTGTTCCGCCCCGGCGCTGATGCGGAGGCATGGGCGGTCGCCGCCTGGAACGTCTCCTATCTGTTCCAGCGCGGCGTCTACGTCCAGCCGGAGGGGATCTTCGTGGACAGCGCCGGGCGCCAGGTCTTCGTGCGGCTGCGGGCGACGGTGCGCCCGCTCCTTCCCGGTCTGACCCGTATCCCTCTTGTCATCCGCGCCCAGGGTCAAGCAGAATTGCGCGTGAGAAATCAACCTTGAGGGATGAAGCCATGAAGAAAATTGCCGCCCTTGTGTCTCTTGTGGCTCTTGTCGGGGTTTCCCCAGCTTGTTGGAGAGCAGGCCAGCCAGCGGCTGGAGCCCCCGCAACTCCGGCCGCGACGCCGACCGCGACGCCGACCGCCACCGCAACCCCTGTGCCGACCGCGTACCCCGTGATCACTCCCCGGTCCTGCATCCGACCGGAGCCTGTGCCCATACAGGGCAGGCCCCCTATCGGGGCAGATGGCGTCTTCAAGATCGAGGCGGCCCCCTGTACCCGGGAGCTGGCCCTGCGGGACTTCGAGCGGATCTACCGCTTCTGGGCCAATTCGGACGGCAACCCCTACAGGCGGAAGCCGGGCTATCGGGAACGGGAGGAGTTTTTCGTTCCTGGGCAGCCGGCGGGGGTGATGTGGGAATTTCTGCTCAAGTACTATGCCGAGCAGCGCGGGGGGACTTACCCGGTTTTCGACCCTCGCGGATATGACCCTGAGCGGGTCCGAGGGGTGTATCAGGACCCAATCGGATCGATGGTCTGGGTCTTCTACGAGCGCGGGGACATCCCGGTCCAGCAGCGGAGCATCAAGGATGACGCTGAGGCGGGGACCAACGTGGGAAACACAGGGATCATGCGTTGGCTTCTGGAATGGCGCGGGGAACGGTACAAGGCCGTTGCGTATAAGGCAAACGCTCCGCTTCCATGAGGAGGCAGTAAGGATGCCTCGTCGTTATGCCGTCATGGGGACATTCATGATGATCCTCTTCTCCGCCGTCCTGCTGGCCCAGGCCCAGGGTGGGGGATCCAATAATCCGTGTCCACCGGGATGCACATTCGTTTGCACCATCCCGGATCCTCAGTGCGGATGTTATGGCTATTGCAGCTGCTCCGGGGGGCAGGGGACACTGGCACCGACGCCCACGCCAGCTCCGGTCGGCACCCCCGACTCTCGCCTATGCTACCGGACGACCTACTACTGTTCCTGGAGCTGCCCCGACCCGGCGCAAGGGCAGCTCAATACGATGCATGAATATATCGATTGCGTGACGGGGGAACTGCTATATGGAGTAGTGGTGTCCACAGGAGAATGCGGCTCGTGCCGGTTGCTCCGCGACTGCCGGCAGCCGGGCGCCTGCACCCCGACCCCTGTGCGGGCCACCCCAACGCCTGGACCCACCCCGACGGCGGAGCCTTGTGGATGCCCAGGACCTCAAGAGATCCTGGGAACGCCTTCATACAACATGTCACAGTTCCCGCCCTACCCGATCGTCGTCGGTCAAGGTGGGCAGGGCATCACCATTCGGCTCTCCGTGACCATCCCCGACTGGATCCTGAGGAAATCGCACAAGGAGATCCGACGGGTTTGCGTCGAAGGGGATCCCGCCCCGGGTCAGGAGGCATGCACCATGCCAGATGGGACGCCAGGACATTGGGAGTGGCGGGACCACGAGTGGCGGAATGGACAATGCGTGCCGTTCTGCGCCTCTCACGATGAAAGCTATCCAGAATATGCCACGGGTGGGACAATCCGCCTGCAACTGCGGCAGTCCAGCATCCAGTGGATCCAGTCTGAATTGGCGGCACGCTACCCCGGGGCACGGGTCTATCAGGCAATGTGGGAGCGGCCAGCGCGTGTGATCGCCACATACGATGCGGGCAACGCGACGATCGCTGTCTTGGAAGCCTATTTCCCTGTGCGAGACCCCGGGTATTACGATGTTTCTGCAGTAATTTCGAC
The genomic region above belongs to Armatimonadota bacterium and contains:
- a CDS encoding pilus assembly protein TadG-related protein — encoded protein: MRERGNSLVLWALFMAIVVLPLMLVAIEGTRLLFIRGEVQKSADAAAEAAARQLDVWRFEWTGVPVFRPGADAEAWAVAAWNVSYLFQRGVYVQPEGIFVDSAGRQVFVRLRATVRPLLPGLTRIPLVIRAQGQAELRVRNQP